CGTCCGTGGAGCGAAGACGTCTCGCTGTTCGCCAACTACACCGAAGGTCTGGAGCCCGGCCGCATCGTCGGCACCGGTTATGCCAACTCCGGTGAATCCCTTTCGCCCATGAAAACGAAGCAGGGCGAGCTCGGCGTGAAGCTCAAGGCAGGCGAGACAACGCATACCTTCAGCACCTTCCAGATCGAGAAGCCATCGGTCATCACCAACAGCAGCAACTACCAGGTGCTCGACGGCAAACAACGTCTGCGCGGCCTGGAGTGGAGCGCCTTCGGCAAGGTCGCACCCACGCTGTCGCTGCTGAGCGGTGTGGAATACATCAAGTCTCGCCAACTCAACACAGGGCTTGAAAACTACGGCGTTCCCAAGCTGCGCGCCCGCATCGGCCTCGATTGGGACACCCCCATCAAGGGCCTGACCGCAGGCGGTCGTCTGCTCTACACCGATGGCCAATGGGTCGATTCCGGCAACAAGCTGCGCGTGCCCTCATGGACCCGCCTGGACCTGATGGCCAAGTACGAAACCAAGTTTGGCGCCACACCCGTGCGCTTCAACGCCAGCGTGGAAAACGTGACCGGCAAGAAGTATTGGATCGGCATGTTCTCCGACGGCTTCGCGATGCCGGGCGCGCCGCGTACGTATCGAGTGTCGTCGACGGTGTCGTTCTGACGGCAGGAGAGCAAGGGCGAACGTCACTGAAACAAGGCATGGGGACGAGCGTTCATTGCATTGTTCGTCACCATGACGTTGGCTCTGGATGACCTTCGGGTGCTTGGTTCGCTTCAGGCGAAACAGAGTAGCCAAGCGCCTGCAGAAAATCTCCCGCGACCGCATTGAACTCGGCGATTTCTGCAGCGCTCAATGCGTCGCGCCACGACGTCAGCAATTGCGGTATCGGTGCCTGCGTTGTTCTGATTTGCTGCGCCCGGCGCTGAGTCTCGCCCACGATCACAACGCCATCATGGGTGACGCGTTCCTTGTGCTCCAAAAGTCTGCTCGCGCTGTGCTCGTGGTAACGCAGCATGACAGGATCGAATTCCAGTTGAATGAAGTCGCAGATTCGTCGCAGTTCTGCTTCCGTGTTCGAAATCAGGTTTTCATAGCGCACTTCAAGATAGTGCTGACACTGCATTGCCGCTTCGCGAGCGGCAGTCACATTGGTTCGCCAGTATTGCGCCTGCACGGCCATCGAATCCCCAGGCGAAAACCATTGCTTTCGCAGCGAGGCGGCGCTGCCCCTGCCATCGCGAATGATATGAATGAAATGTGCCTCAGGCAAAAGCTGCTGCACGTAAAGCATGCTTAGGCAATACAACGGTGTTTTGTCACCCCAGCGCGGCTTCTGAAATTTGGCCGCGTACATCCGGTAGAACAACCGGAAGCCCTCCGCATATTCAAACGGTTCCAATTGCCCGAGGGCTTGCTCGAACACTTCGCGAGCAATGCCAAAGTCCTGCCAACCCGGAGCGTCGGGCGGGAAATGCGTGACCGCATCTGCAAACCATTTCTTCGGGTTTTCCACGTCTGCAGACGGCAACTGCATGGTGAGAAAGCCCGTCTCTGGCGGGATCGCCATTTCGGGGTGCGCATCGAGCATCAACCGCAGCAACGTGGTGCCTGAGCGGGGCGATCCGACAATCATCGGCATGGGCGCTTGAGGCGATTGCCCCGGTCGGGCGCGGGTGTTGAACACGGCTTGTGAGAACCATCGTCGAATGCTGGCCACTGACTTTGTTGTTGCCACCGCGCCTCCTCTCGATTTCTTGGAAACTATCTTGGAAACGGACCCCTCAAGTTGAATGTACCTGAATCGAAAGCATGTGCTTCGAGGGATTCTGGATGAGAAGACTTGCTTGCCTATCGGGGCCGGTACAGTCTCCATTGACCCTGCGGCTTGTTGCTTCCGGGACATGCGCAATCGTTTGAGAAGTCGAAATCGTCGATGTGTCATGAAACAGTCATCTTCAAGTCACAAACTGAAGGCATGGCAAATGGCTTCATCGAAACGGAGAACGGGCTGCACTACGAAGAACACATCAGCGTGCCGCTGCGAATTTTCGTGGGCGTGATTGGTGTGGGCATGTTCGTCATCCCGATACCGTTCGTGCAGCATGCCCATTGGGGTCTGCCTGTCTGGCAATTGCTGCTGGTTGCCTTGTGCATCGTGGCGCCAAGCCTCATGGGACTGCTGTGCTTGGCGATTGCTTTGGGTCGATGCCTGCGCTTGCGTTTTGACAGTCAACGACGCCAAATGCTGCGCACTTCGCGTTGGCCCCTGGCCCCACGCTGGGCCCCGATCGACTATGCAAAGCTCGCGTCTCCCGGCATTTTGGAGCGCTCATCGGAAGACGGTCCGTTCTATGTCATCAGCCTCACTGTGCGTGGCGAGCGGCCCATGCACTTGGGTGCCTTCGACGGCCGTGAAGAAGCGGAGCGGTGGCGTCAACGCATTGCGGCGCAATTGCACTATCGGTGAACAGAGGCCGCTTCATGATTGGCAGCATGCGATTCAGCACAATGGGAGTACCGCCATGTCATTGAAACTTGAGGAAGCCAGCGCATGGCTGCATGTGCTGCGCAGCTTTCAGGTACGAAGTGGTTTGTTCGAAGATGAAGACGCCGTCGATGCTTATCTGGATGAGCGGGACGCGGAGCCGTTTGACGGCAAGTGGTCTACTGCCCATGACGTACTGGCATCATTGCTGGAGGCACTGCCTGCGCAACAACGCGATGATGTGACGCAGTTGCAGGGTCAGGCGCGTGAACAGGCCTATTTGACAGTGATACAGCAGACGGACAGTTCCGAGCTTGCGGCTTATGCAAGCGATGACGTGGGCCTCATCATTGGCTGCCTTGCGTTGGGCCACGCGGATGCATTCGTAGCGCAAATGCGCAAGGCCTACGAAGGTGGCGAGTTTCCTGCTTAGTCACCACGCGTTGAACACAACGGGAATTGTTCACATGAATCTCTCATCGGTTTTTCGGCGCATTTCTGCATCGACTGCGGTGATGGTTGTGGCGTCGCTGGTTGCGCTGGCGCAGGGCAGTCATGCTGCCGAGCGGCGTTTGGAAATGCCTGTCACGGAGGCTTCGCCGATGGCGGATCAGTTGGAGGCATATCGGTGGCATTTCCTGAAAGCCGAAGCAGCCAATGGGCAGGAGCAAACAGAGTTTGGAGTCCCGACGGATTGGCCTCGCGCCATGCAGATGGGATTTTCGGAAAAAGGCTACGGAGGAATCCATGTTTGCAATTCCATCGGATGGAAGTACACCTTGCAGGAAGGTAACGGCATTCGTTTTCATGAATTCAACTCCACAGTGATGGCGTGTGGATCCAGCGGTGAACAGTCACCGAACTCTCCCAACGACATCATGGGCCTGGAAGAGCGCGTAGGAAGGCTGCTGAACATGGTTCGAAGCTTTGCTCTGACGCTGGCGGATGAATCCACGCCACCACGTCTGACGCTCGCATTTGCAGACGGATCGCGCTGGATGTTCAGCGGAACACCGACCGTGAGAACCCAATACGGGGATAACAAGCAGCACTTGTTGTTCGAGGTGGCGGCCGAGCGGCAAACTTGCGATGAGGAAGCGGCGGATGTTCCACAGGAGTGCATCCGGGTGCGCGAGGTGCGTTGGGATACCCCCAATCGTTCCGACCCCATGCACAACGCGCGGATGAACCAACTGACCCTCAACGCTCAGGAAATGTTCACGGGAAAGATGGATTGGAGCAGTGTGGCGGCATTCAGCTACACCGGTCCGTGGCAGCTTCTGCCGGTGAACGCCATTGATGGCTTCAAGCATCACCCGGGCTCGCGTACGTTTGAGTATGTCGACAAGTACCAGTTGCGAAATCAGAGCAAGGGCGCTCCTGATGTGGCCTACGTTCACAGGGAACGCATGGCTCCGCGTTCGGCGCCTTAAGCCACGCTGGCCAAAGGGGGGATCAAGGGTGCATAGCGGCCGACAGCATTTGTACAACCAAGCAGATTAAAAAAGTATTTTGTGCTCACATGACTGTTAAATTTCGTGAATTAATCGAATTTTTTCCACTACTCGTCTGCTTGTGTAAATTAATATTATCGATATTTGATATACATAGTTTTTCTATTGCCACTCTCTCGGAGGCAATCAAAGGAGTCAGGGCATGAAGCTCGGTAGATGTTGGCGGGTGCTGGGGTTGGGTAACGCATTCTTTGGGTGGCTTTTGCTGGCCGGGGTCCTGCTGCTTTCCGGTCAGGCACACGCGCAAGGCTCAGTCGCTGTCGACGCGCCAATCAGCGCCACCGGGGGTGACAACATCACGATTCCGGTCTCGATGAGCACTGTGATAACGACATCCGGAAACAGCACATTCAACATCACGGTGGATGGGAGTCTGCTCAATGTGGCCGCTGTCTGCAACGCCGCGAGCAGCAGCGCCAATGCCTGCGCTCAGGTGTCGGGCGTTGTGAGCAATGGCTCCACGGTCACTGGCACCATCAGCAATCTGGCTCAGGGGCAAGTGGTTGTCATTAATGTGACCGCTCGGGTACCCACGGAGTCCACTTATACAGGCTATGCCAATCCCGGCAGCATTGCCACGATTGGCAGCCTGCAATTGCCGAACAACTCCACTTCCTCGTCCCAAGGCAACACCACGGTCACCTATCTTCCCTACAACATTAACTACAGTGGTGCCATCACATCGCCCTCCACTACGTTCAGCTTTGGTACGGACGAGATCGTGATGGTCAATACCTATACCAATACAGGCCCCGGCTTGGCAGATGGTATTTTCATCACTGGCGGTATGGAAACCCGTGATACGGTCAACTGGGCCTCTTCGCCCTGGGTCTTGACGGACAAGTCCATCACTTGCACCGAAAGCAATGGTGCGCAATGCCCCACGAGTTTTGATACCAGCGGCGACAGTTGGTGGGGAAAGACAGCGATTTACCAAGCACGCGTGCCAACGATGCCGGTAGGCGGGCAAGTGGTGGTAACGGTGCGCTTCAAAATTGCGCAGCCAGCGGTGGGTTCTGTGCAGTGCACAGCCTCTTGGCAAAGCGCACAAGTAAGGCAAGCCAAAATCCGCGATATCACAGGTTTGGGGCATTACATTGATTCTCTAACTGAGGAGCAGCCATTTCCCCCCCAGCTCGTGACGGCACCTGTTCCGGTTCCTGCCTGCCCTGAGACAGACTTGGAGACACAAGTAGTCACCCAACCCCCGGTCGATCTGCAACTGAACACGACCTATGACTACGAAATTGTCTTTCGCAACAATGGCCCGCTCACGGTAGACAGCTACACCGAAAGCGCGTTTTCCAACCATATTATCAACCCCTCCATTCAGGTCACGGCAACACCATGGCAGTGCACTGCCACAGGCGGAGCCACCTGCCCGGATTCCAGCGGGGTAATCACTGCCTTCCCGCCAGGTGGCGAGGTGCGAATGCGCATGACGGTGTCCTTGGCCCAAACTACCACGCCAACTTGCGGCACCTCTCCATCATGGTTTGGGCGACTGTTTGTCAGCCCAGGCCAATACACGAACAGCATTGATCCTGTCACTGGCCTGATCATTGCAGACTCGAACCCGGCGAACGATGTCGGGCGGTCTACCGATTCCAATTTGAATTTGCCACGACCAGCGTGCCCTGTGCGTGACATAGGCGCAACTGTAGATGTGATACCCGCGGCCGTGCAATTTGGCACGCCCTATGTGGTGCGAATGACCTATACCAACTACGGCCCCAGCGATATGAACTGGCCGGGTGGTCCCGACGGACCGGTGGATTTGGACGTCCGTATGGGGGGCAACACCGGCTCGACCGCTACGCTTTTTGCCAGTGCCCAGCTCAGCTGCACTGCCAGTGGCGGCGCTACCTGTCCGGCACTGACTCAACCCAGTTACTATCAGCAGCCTTTTTCTGGCAGTTGGTGGACCTATCAGTTTGGCCAGTCGTTTGGTGTGAATAATGCCTTTAGCCTTCCAACAGGCGGGGCGTTGACTTATCAGCTTACGTTGATGCCAATTGGTTATGTACCCAACACATGCCCCAATGGTGGCACTGCCCCGTTAGCCGTTCGTGTAGGTATCAGTAGCCTGGACGGGGCGGTCGATCCCGCCAACGATCCCCACCTCAATGGAGATACCAAAGAGAGCGTCACCGCCCCGGTGTGCGAGGACTTGACCATCAATAAACAGTTGCTGGTCAACGGTGTGCAAACCAATGCGGTAGATGTGAATGGCGATTTGAGCTTTAACTTGACCGCATCCGCCCCGCCCACAAGCCAAGGCGGCCAGCCAGTGACCTCCGTACTGATTGAAGACATTCTGCCCACGGGCTTTGTGTTTGACCCAGCGACCGCTGGGCAGTTTGCCTGCACCATCGTTCCTGCGGGCGACACGGTGACGCAATGCGCCACTTTGGGAAATGGCATTACGTGGGACGCTCAAACCCGCTCTCTGAAAATCAATACCTCGATGATGAACGCAGGTGCATCAGTCACTTATGCCATCGTGGGTAAAGCCGAGAACCAGGCTGGCGTATGGACCAATACAGCCACGCTCAAGCTCAACGACAATTCGTTCTACGATCCCAATCCGGTCTCCAACACATCTAACGTGGAGTTCACCGTCAATGGCATCGAGCCCACGGTGCTCAAATCGACTCTGGACCCGGTGCTGCCTGTGGCGGGCGCCAACGTGCGCTATAACCTCTCCATCAGCAATCCTGTCAGTGGCGACGCTGTCATCAACGGCAGTTTGTCGGACACATTGCCTGCGGGCTTCACGCTGGTGTCGGCCAGCACACCAGTTGTCAGCGGCGGGGCATCATTTGACGAGGTGCAAACGCCTCAGGCCGGAGCTACAACGCTCAACTGGAGCGCATTGACAATGCCGCCTGGCAGCTCGGTGAGCGTGGATATCGTGGTCAAGAGCAACCCGCAACTGACCTGCGGTCCGGCCATCATCCACAACTCAGCGACGTTTGACTACTTTGTTGGTGCGGCTGCGCGTACTGTCACCTATGATGGCCCCGCGCCTGGCCATCCGCGCGAAGACGTGACGTTCCCCTGCGTGCCCGTGGCATACGGAACATTGGCAGTGTCGATGAACGTGTATGGTCCGCAGCCACCCAATGGGTTCAGTCCTGAAGCTGGTTTGTTTGCCACCTGTACCGATATCCGCAACGGCAGCGTCACTCGTTTTCCAACCAGCGGCTATGTAACGCTGAACCAGTCGCAATCCGCGATTTTCAGCAACATCCCCGACACGCTGCAGTGCGTGGTTGCCGTGGATCCCAGCAAGCCCATCACCACACCACCGCCGGGCTATGGCTGGATGAGCAACACCCCGGTGTTCTACACCAATCCATTCACCATCGTGGCCGGACAGACAGCGAACGGATCGGCCGAATGGACACTTGTGAACAGCCTGGCCGCACTCACAGTGGATTTGACGGTGACGGGTGGCCCTGCAGGCTTCATCGCTACCGTGCCCGTGTCGGCCCTGTGCGACCAACCCGCCGTCAACACCGCCTACCCTAGCACTGGCACAGAGAACGCCAGCACACAGCAGCCTGCAGTGATCAGCGCGATCCCTGAGGGCGCCGTCTGCCAAGTGCAGCCCGGCAGCCTGCCGACAGCGCCGACAGGTTACGCTTGGCAAAGCCCCACGGTCACCGTTGCGCCGACAAGCGTAACGATCGCATCGGGCGGTAGTAGCGCGCATTTGCGAGCTGTGCTGGTGGCCGACTCGACCAATACCGGCACGGGCAGTCTGACGGTGACTTTCATGCCTACGGGCCTACCTGCAGGCTATAACCCGGTAGTGCAAGCTAGCGCCATGTGTGATCTGCCCGCTGCAGGCACGCCGTTCCCCGCCAGCGGCACATTGGCCGTAGCAGCGCAAGGCAGCAACAGCGTGGCGTCGATCCCTGTGGATGCGCACTGCGTGGTTTCGGTCGATGCGGCGCTTCTGCCTGCTGCGCCCGCTGGCTACCAGTGGCAAGGCAGCCCAGTGGTTACGCAGCCAAACGCCATCACCACCAGTGGTGTGACGGCTGCCATCACCTGGGTGATGGTTCCCATCCAAATCGGAGGTAACACAGGCAGTCTGAGCATCAGCTTTGTGGCAACCGGGGCGCCTGTCGGCTACACACCTACGGTACAGACCTACGCGATTTGCAGTCTGCCCACTGCGGGCACGCGTTACCCTGGCAGCGGCACGCTGGGGGTGCAGGCGCAAGGAAGTGCAGGCGTGCTGCAGTCCATTCCTGTCGGCGCACAGTGCGTTGTCTCGGTAGACATGGCGCAACTGCCCGCCGCGCCCACTGGCTACCAGTGGCAAGCCAATCCTGTAGTGACGCAGCCCAATGGCATTACTGCAAACGGAGTGACAGCGACCATCTTCTGGACCATGGTGTCGACTAACGCAGGCCAAGCAATGCCTGTTCCATCTTTGGGTCAGTGGGCGCTGATACTGCTCTCCCTTGCTTTGGCCGGATTTGCCGCAACAAGCTTGCGCCGCAGCCGAACGCATTGATTCAAGTGGAGGAGGGTGTGTGACACAACCTCCTCCCTTGAATATGCTGCCAGTTCTTGCTTTCCTTGCAACGGCCATTTCCGCAGCGACGCCGATTTCGTCGAAATCTGCATATCTGTCTGAAAGGTAAATTTCAGTGCTATAACTTCAGCTTCGAGTCGCGGAGAGGTGGCAGAGTGGCCGAATGTACCTGACTCGATATCAGGCGCTGCAGCAATGCAAACCTGAATTCGAATCCCACCCTCATTGATAAGAATTCATGAAAGACGGGTTCCTGCGTTCCGTTTTGCATTGCTACCTTCTGGATGGCCTGTCTTGATAAGTGGCATCTAATCCTTGCAGTTCTCAAGTCTGCGGGCAGTTTGACGTGGTTGTTCTAAAGTGCAAACAACCTCCCTCCCACGCGGTTTGCCAGTTCCTCAAGAGGCTTTACGTCCTCCAGCGCCAGCAGGCTCAGTGGGTAGCTATCGCTGTCGATATCGAAGGTGACCAGCGCGACACCCTGCGAGCGCAGATGGACACTGGCCTCCATCAACGCATCATGACCCGTGGCTTTGCTGTCCGCGAGAGCATCTAGAGAAAGCCCGCGTTGCCGCGAGGATTGAAGTTGTTGAACGCCCCAGATTACGTCTCCCATGTCCAGTTTCCAATCCATCTCATGGAGCTGTCCCCGGCGCTGCAAGCCATCTACCAGCGCCAACCAGGGAGATACAGCGTCCGGACTTTCGATGCCCCGATTGGCAAGATCGTCGGCAAAGCGGCTGTAGTAATGCTCAGGCTCGTTCAGCGCCTGCTCCACTTCGCTCCATAGCGCGTCCGCATCATCCGGGACCAGTGCCCTCCCTGCTGCGGCACACAACGCTCGCCAATGCTCGGCATTTGCCGGCGAAGCATCGGGCGCAGGTGACTGCGGGCCCGTGGAGGCGGGGTCGTTGCTGATCAGTTTCCGAAGCCATGTGAACACGCTCATGTGAAAGTCATCCTCAACTTTTTATGAATGCAGTGGCACGCTTGGACAGACGGGCGCTGCACGGAAAAAATATCAAGTCTGCCAAAACACCAAAAATTCCCTGCTATAATTTCAGCTTCGAGTCGCGGAGAGGTGGCAGAGTGGTCGAATGTACCTGACTCGAAATCAGGCGTAGCAGCAATGTTACCGTGGGTTCGAATCCCACCCTCTCCGCCAACTCACTAGCAAACAAGCGCCTTTAGGGCGCTTTTTTGTTGTGCCCATCAATCTACCCATCCATTTCTTGGGGTTGTGAGTCCAGGAAAGGGCTCGCGATTGCATGCGGATCCACATCGGACTACCCCAACCGGGATGGTCGTCACTTCCACAGTCGCCCCCTGACGGTTGTAGAGCGTCACGGCGCAGGGTGTTGTTGGTCTTGTTCCTGGCTTGAGCACGGTTGCATGCCGTGGATGTTGGTGCCAGTGAGCGCCGCTTTATGCGGTGCGATCGCGGTGGCGATGTGGCTGCGGTGGGTTGAATTGAATGGAGTTGATGGGTGCGTCGTTGTGCGACGCACCGCTCACTTTCGGCTCGCAGGAGCGCCGCAGCTTTCGCGGATTTTCAACTGAACTTCCAGTGCGTGCGGGTCG
This genomic stretch from Diaphorobacter sp. HDW4B harbors:
- a CDS encoding sulfotransferase produces the protein MATTKSVASIRRWFSQAVFNTRARPGQSPQAPMPMIVGSPRSGTTLLRLMLDAHPEMAIPPETGFLTMQLPSADVENPKKWFADAVTHFPPDAPGWQDFGIAREVFEQALGQLEPFEYAEGFRLFYRMYAAKFQKPRWGDKTPLYCLSMLYVQQLLPEAHFIHIIRDGRGSAASLRKQWFSPGDSMAVQAQYWRTNVTAAREAAMQCQHYLEVRYENLISNTEAELRRICDFIQLEFDPVMLRYHEHSASRLLEHKERVTHDGVVIVGETQRRAQQIRTTQAPIPQLLTSWRDALSAAEIAEFNAVAGDFLQALGYSVSPEANQAPEGHPEPTSW
- a CDS encoding META domain-containing protein — encoded protein: MNLSSVFRRISASTAVMVVASLVALAQGSHAAERRLEMPVTEASPMADQLEAYRWHFLKAEAANGQEQTEFGVPTDWPRAMQMGFSEKGYGGIHVCNSIGWKYTLQEGNGIRFHEFNSTVMACGSSGEQSPNSPNDIMGLEERVGRLLNMVRSFALTLADESTPPRLTLAFADGSRWMFSGTPTVRTQYGDNKQHLLFEVAAERQTCDEEAADVPQECIRVREVRWDTPNRSDPMHNARMNQLTLNAQEMFTGKMDWSSVAAFSYTGPWQLLPVNAIDGFKHHPGSRTFEYVDKYQLRNQSKGAPDVAYVHRERMAPRSAP
- a CDS encoding IPTL-CTERM sorting domain-containing protein, which translates into the protein MKLGRCWRVLGLGNAFFGWLLLAGVLLLSGQAHAQGSVAVDAPISATGGDNITIPVSMSTVITTSGNSTFNITVDGSLLNVAAVCNAASSSANACAQVSGVVSNGSTVTGTISNLAQGQVVVINVTARVPTESTYTGYANPGSIATIGSLQLPNNSTSSSQGNTTVTYLPYNINYSGAITSPSTTFSFGTDEIVMVNTYTNTGPGLADGIFITGGMETRDTVNWASSPWVLTDKSITCTESNGAQCPTSFDTSGDSWWGKTAIYQARVPTMPVGGQVVVTVRFKIAQPAVGSVQCTASWQSAQVRQAKIRDITGLGHYIDSLTEEQPFPPQLVTAPVPVPACPETDLETQVVTQPPVDLQLNTTYDYEIVFRNNGPLTVDSYTESAFSNHIINPSIQVTATPWQCTATGGATCPDSSGVITAFPPGGEVRMRMTVSLAQTTTPTCGTSPSWFGRLFVSPGQYTNSIDPVTGLIIADSNPANDVGRSTDSNLNLPRPACPVRDIGATVDVIPAAVQFGTPYVVRMTYTNYGPSDMNWPGGPDGPVDLDVRMGGNTGSTATLFASAQLSCTASGGATCPALTQPSYYQQPFSGSWWTYQFGQSFGVNNAFSLPTGGALTYQLTLMPIGYVPNTCPNGGTAPLAVRVGISSLDGAVDPANDPHLNGDTKESVTAPVCEDLTINKQLLVNGVQTNAVDVNGDLSFNLTASAPPTSQGGQPVTSVLIEDILPTGFVFDPATAGQFACTIVPAGDTVTQCATLGNGITWDAQTRSLKINTSMMNAGASVTYAIVGKAENQAGVWTNTATLKLNDNSFYDPNPVSNTSNVEFTVNGIEPTVLKSTLDPVLPVAGANVRYNLSISNPVSGDAVINGSLSDTLPAGFTLVSASTPVVSGGASFDEVQTPQAGATTLNWSALTMPPGSSVSVDIVVKSNPQLTCGPAIIHNSATFDYFVGAAARTVTYDGPAPGHPREDVTFPCVPVAYGTLAVSMNVYGPQPPNGFSPEAGLFATCTDIRNGSVTRFPTSGYVTLNQSQSAIFSNIPDTLQCVVAVDPSKPITTPPPGYGWMSNTPVFYTNPFTIVAGQTANGSAEWTLVNSLAALTVDLTVTGGPAGFIATVPVSALCDQPAVNTAYPSTGTENASTQQPAVISAIPEGAVCQVQPGSLPTAPTGYAWQSPTVTVAPTSVTIASGGSSAHLRAVLVADSTNTGTGSLTVTFMPTGLPAGYNPVVQASAMCDLPAAGTPFPASGTLAVAAQGSNSVASIPVDAHCVVSVDAALLPAAPAGYQWQGSPVVTQPNAITTSGVTAAITWVMVPIQIGGNTGSLSISFVATGAPVGYTPTVQTYAICSLPTAGTRYPGSGTLGVQAQGSAGVLQSIPVGAQCVVSVDMAQLPAAPTGYQWQANPVVTQPNGITANGVTATIFWTMVSTNAGQAMPVPSLGQWALILLSLALAGFAATSLRRSRTH
- a CDS encoding DUF6630 family protein, giving the protein MSVFTWLRKLISNDPASTGPQSPAPDASPANAEHWRALCAAAGRALVPDDADALWSEVEQALNEPEHYYSRFADDLANRGIESPDAVSPWLALVDGLQRRGQLHEMDWKLDMGDVIWGVQQLQSSRQRGLSLDALADSKATGHDALMEASVHLRSQGVALVTFDIDSDSYPLSLLALEDVKPLEELANRVGGRLFAL